atattttatagaaatataaataataaaatataaaaatatttaatcttAAATTTATTATATTGATCAAGATATGAATATCTTGAATTGTATAAAATGTGAGATGTTTTCAAAATTTTCTACATTTACATATATATTGGTCAAGATATTGATTCATCTCACTGTAGGTTAGAATGGTCACTCATTAAGATGGGCTACAATCTTTGTATTTAGAAATCTTAGTAGTGacataatactatgcaagaagCCAAGAATACCACAAAAGAAGTATGTCTCTCTAATAACAAGGTTTGATGGGGGGTTAGATGCCAAAATGTCTAATTTCGGAGTATTTAGTATAAAGAGAGTACAGATATCGACGTTaattttctataaatatatttatgtattacaCCAAAAAGAGCCCCCAGCTCTCCACCCATGTCACAGAGGAGCTGCCACCCCGTCGCAAGTGCAAAGAATCGATAGATGCTTACTCACTCAATACAAGGTCCAAGTTTCCGGGTTCTTTTAAGGATACATCTTGTGTACGAGCTACAAATAGTTTAACACGTGGTATCATTAAATGAACAGGTGTCACGCGCTAGCCACCTTTTAAAGCTTTATACAGATCGAATTCGCGAGGTTCTTTTGACCTcgattttttttggggggaggGGGGTTGGGTGGGGGGTGAAAGGCAAAATTAGAAATTGGACACCGATAAACACCAAATATTtctaataatattataaaagaCCAGATTTGCAGCCTTTCTTAGCAGCACCACCGCAgctaaaatttattttcttttgtgcatttttatatattagttcataaaatatttcatatttatatttatattttgatcTGTATAACATGTTGTTTAAATATCTTTCAAATTAAATATCTTTCAAACTAACATGTATGTGAACTGCAACTACCAGTCAACCATCATCATGCATGACTCATGTGGGGGCATGCTTCTTAATATCGACAATTTGTTAATTCCAATGCTTGGGTTATAGTGCTtaaaaggcttttttttttttttttgcctccttTTTTTATATGTATGCAGCGAATGCTAGGTTTGTATACGTTCTTTAAGGTCTACTTGGATAATTTTGCTAGATCCATAGGGGGTTCAGGTTGTACCTTTCGTGCAAAAAACGGTCAATCTATTTTTTCATATGTGCACTGTCAGATCAAATAATAACTACTACAAGATCTATGCAGGTAGATGAAGGAGAAAGTTTAGAGTGTTTTGAGATCTGTACGAAGAATGATCTAACGATTGACATCATGAAAGAAGATTAATCATTCTTTctcgcgaaagatacaaccggAATCCATACATAGGATATGGGTTGATCTAGGCTTTCCATTCTTTAATGTCGGAAATTATGTTCCTTTTAGAGATCAGGCTGGACATGAAATCCTTTAATGCGGGAAATCTCATGGAAATCCACACTTACACGGTGTTTACACTACCTTCATTGCAATTAATCAAAAAGGGAGTCCTTTTTATAAATATGAACCATAGCCCACCATGAAATAATGTTATACTATGGTGTGTGCTGTCCTACTGCAAGCAAGGAAATTAAAACCATTGTGAGCATTCATTAGCATCCACTTCGAAAGGAAAAACGCTATCCATTAAAATTACTTTCATGTCATTAGGCTCGGTAGAAGAATAAGATTATCCCTACAAGTTTTGTTCATGTTACTGTTTCTCCCAACAAAGCCCAAGCCCAATATGAACGAACCAGGCCCAGGCCTATGCATGATACATGATTTCTTTTTGATTAAAGTGACATAAAAAGCCCGTCTCAGTAATATTTTCTCCGATGTACTTCCTCTTCCTGACGTTCTTCAATCTGAGAGTGCCATGGTTTTTAGCTCAAAATGGAACAATAGGATAGTTACTCAGCTGTGAAATTGCTTTTTATCATTATACTCAGCTGTGAGACTTCTATCATTATACTTGATGTGAAAACCATTGCTTTTTGGCTCGGCCGCCTTAATGCGAAAACTTCGACGGGGTTGAGGTCGCATGTTAAAAGGAGAAATTATACCCTACACGGCATGCACCGTGTTGGTCATGCACGCCGCCAATCACATCTGTTTATTTCTATAGCGGTGCACTGAAACGAGCACTCAAGCAGTTGTGATTGGCAGTATGCACAGCCATGTAGCGCACGacgtgtaggatataatttctctatGCTAGAGCCAGATTAGATCAAAAAATTGACGGAGATGCCTCGCAATGGCGGTATAAGCTCCTATAAAGCAACACATCAGACGATATTCCTAGCTTAGAGGATGCCAAACAATTGTTCTCTGCTTGTAATCCTATAGTagcaatatatatttttccatGTCCCCAAATAAAATATGGAGGGGAAATATGTGAAAAATCTAACTTCATCAACAAACGCAGGACAAGATAGGTGAGGCAACGATCAGGTGCAATGTTCTAGAGAGGTGGCTCTGCCTATTTGCATAGAATTTATAACATCCACAGAAGTAGTTGATCGATTCagtgagagcttgaagactgtGTGTTGGTGCCTTCATCAAACGATGCACTTTTTGATGACTCACGGGCCACCCATAGCTCTGCGAACTTGACCTTGGAGACACTCTCCAAGACCTCAAAAGGAGTGATGTCCCCCATCACAACCACCTTTTTGCTCTCCAAGTCTACTTCAAAGGAGGTCACTCCTAtagtgagaaaaaaaaagagagttaatGAGAGAGCGAGGGATATAATAATTTAGTTTTCCACTACTTCTGATGGTCACACGCATGGATCTCTCATTGCCTTCTTTTAAGTTCTTGATAAAATTTAAGAAGTTGTTCTTAAGGAGTTGCTCGCTAGAAGTCCACAAGTTCATGCTACTTGAGACTTCAAGGAGTCATCTACCTTCCCAATGGGATTGATTTCTCTCTAGCTTCCTTGAATTATCCCCTTATTCCAATGACTCCATGTGATGCTATGTACTTTAAGGCAATAGAGCCCTTGCCATTGATGAAATCATGAAATACATTATTAAGACCCTCATAAGAATTTTCAATGTAGGAGCTGAAAATGGAATTGGATCGAAGGGATAATTatttcaaacaaaaaagaaaaagaaagtgcaAGCATTTTAATCTATCATATTCTTGGGTTTTTTAGATTCAAAAAGGACTTCTAAGCTTGTAGGAAGCTGCAGATCTTGCATgtaaaagaggaaaaaataatcttaaaaaatataagacTGAATTGAGAAACAGGTATGTTAGAGAAGATATTCGCATTCCCAATTATTTTTACTACATCACTCTGAAATCATCAATTGGAAGAAAATCTAAATCTTAGCACGCAATGTAGGTGCCACTTGACATTTATATGAGAAATTTAATTGTTAAATCTGAAGGGACAAGTTCATGAGAGTCCTGTATGTTTCACATGCTCCCTGTTCAgtaattttctatatcacacaTCCTATATGTGGTAATTGAATTAGCTTCAGAACTACATGTACTCAAAGATAATAAATTCATTTCACTAATGCAAGTAATTTTTTGTTCACAATAAATTGTACAGCAAATAATTCTTAAAACCTTATAAAGGATGTTCTCAAGAAGTAAGAAATTCGATACAATCCGACATTACTCCTTGACCCTTTCCATCTGTTCCTCAGGACTTTGATTCATTTAAATGCCAGCAGATATGATGAAAGAATGGAGAGACTTCTAAGAAACCCTGATTTCACAAACTTATCTAACATTTTGAAGTGATAAATATGAAAACCAAACAGTACTATACAATGCGTGCTGATCTTCCCATATTTACTTCAAATTTCATCTTTcccctctctctatatataattGTTCATGATAGCATAACCTTCCTGTTAATTAGTAGGTCTGTAGATGAAACAGTAGTCCTATATGTTTGAGTTTTATATCACTCATATGCTTTATGCTTAGAGATTGTAGATTATTATAATAGATGTGAGATTCCACTCCTTTCAcaggaaaaataaaaggaaagaagCAGAAAAATCTTGCTCATACCTTCCATCTTTGAGATGTGTTTCTCCACTTTTCTTGCACAGCCGTAGCAATGCATTGACACTCTTAAAACTACAGTCTGCATAAATGAAAAGCATGGGATTACAGTGAGTGACGAAAAGgtagaagaaaaataataataatagtaagcTTGCTTCTTCTACTCTGAAATATCTTCTGCTAGGAGAAGATTTTAAGAAGGAAGTAGTATGAATACTGAAACTAATGTAAATCTAAACATAATAAAGAACAAAGATTGCCTTAGGCTCGAGATGAAAAGCCAGTGTCTTGCTTCCATCAACAGTCTCTCCAAGCTTTAGCATCTGTTCTACATGACTTTTCATCAGAGCTTTTCTCTCaagattgtcttcttcttcttccatgggATTCATGCAAAGACAAGAATTTGGATAGtttgaaagagagaaaaaatccAAAAACCTGTGAAAGCCTAGCCTCCCCATTAGACTCAGAACTACCACACTGCAAAGCTCGAAAGAACCCAATACCCTGACACAAGAACCTCCCTGTATTCCTCTGGGTAGAACACCTTTCGGAAGGGCTAATTCCTAGGAACCCCACGAAAGACCAAACTTACATGACTGAGCAAGTTAAGtgagaagacacacacacatacatggtcccatCTCATAGTTAAATTCTCCAAAAGAAAACAATATCAAAGTGGTCCAACCAGTAAACCTCACTTGTGACTGGTTTTCTTCATCTGACCATCCTCCAAGTAATAAATGCATGGCAACTTCCAGCAAAAGGATGTCAGCGTCAAATTCTGGTTGCCGGCAGACAGGCGGGTGCAACGCCCAAGCGACTAGGTGCTCAAGAAGAAACAAGAGTCAAATAATCAAGATATTTATTATTCGGGGGTGGGGCAATTAAATCTCTCCACTGAAGAATAAACAAGCTATTTCACGGATTAATGTGGGAATCTATAGCTTGAGAGCATGTGAATGGTTAGCCAAAGAGTGGAAGGAAAATATTTACAGGTGAGTTTGGTAAGAATTCTTATGATAAAGTTGGTGGTATCATACAATATTAATGTTACGTAATGCATGCGCCAATTAAGTTCTTCTGGACGTCATCTAGTAGGACCCTTAAAGGCTTGAATTATTGCCATAGAAGCACCCAATTATGTGTCGCATACAATTGCAATGAAGAGAACTATAGTTAAGTATGAATTGGCCTGCCAACCATTACACAAATGACAGAGAAAAACGCCGATAAATTTAGTCTTAATACGTATGCAAATATGGCAGATATGTTGACAGTGAACAAGATCTGCAGGTATGCATACATAAGAAtgggtacatatatatatatatatatatatatatatatatatatatatatatatatatatatatatggtcatcTTCATGGCTCCATATTTAAGATTAATCTTGGATAGATGCTAAACTTGCAATTCTCTCACTTGAAATTTTGGATAATGGTGCCAATTTACTTCTTAGGCATGATACGTTTGGGTCTAACATAGTCCGGCACCTCCTGAACATTAAAGTAGTTGAATAGTTCTGAACATCAAGGCATCTTCTCTCTCTGAGGTTGGCAACCTTCAACTCAAGGAAGACCACCAAGGGAGCTGGTGGGTGGAGGATTCCTGTGGAAAAAGGAAGCAGACCATTCGAGGAAAACGTGACAAGAGGCACTTTTGAGCACTGTGGGCGGTACATACAGCTTCATCCTTTGATTAACTAACAAattcaaatatttatttatttatttatttgaagagTGTAAGGCAAGAGCATTTCCTTTATCTTCTCTCTGCAAGTTCATGGGCCCTCCTTTCTCACGCTCTCATGGGATGAAGGTTCTTGCGGAGGTCATGTTATTCGCGTGTGACGGTGTGAGTCACACGCACCTCGCTTGGTAATAAAAAGAGAAGAGATGGAGCACTGGGGCCTTTTTGCCAAGAAATTATTGGCCGGACTAGGTCCGCCGCTCAGCTAGTGGATCAACCCAACTGCGAAGCAAAATGCACGAAgatagatgaaaaaaaaaaaaaaaaagagctccaTACATGTAGATTCGTACATGTTGCATCGCGGTTGGATCAGCTCAAGACTTGGTCTGACTAAAAAGTTCGCCTTTTTGGCCCATATATGCATGCTTGCAAGGTTGTCGCTCCACTGGATCAGCTGAAAAATCCGCTATGGGCATACTAATTAATCCAAACTCCAAGCTAAGCGAGCTGAAATCGATCATAGAATGCCATTTTTTCACCATCATATGTATTCATGAGATCATCTAATGAAACTCTTTAGAGCTAAGCCAAGAAAGAGGAAACAAGAAGGCGAGAGACATTAGTCAAGGCAGAAATAAGTATTTTGATGTTTGTCATAGCCGGATGTTAGCGTGTGCTCCATCCTACTCTGATTCCatctttttatttcttataTAAGGAAGCAGGTCCAGACATCATATGAGGTGGTGCTTTAGGTTGCACCATGACACCTCAATCAAGGGCGGCCCTCAAATTCAACCTGAATTGGTTTGCCTGGCCTTTAGCTTTTTCAGTCTGAGCTAAATGTGGGTCAAAATTGCGAGTTAGATCCATATATAGGTTGGATGTGGCGCAAATCTCACACCTAATTCAATTCATGAGGTTAAGGTTTTACTTGAATCTGGGTTGGGCCTAGTCATGTTTTGATCTCGTTGCAAAGTTTCCAAGAACACTACCAATTTTGTTCCCATACCATTAACCTCCAAATGAGACATTCAAACTTCGTACCCTGTTCACTGCTCCACTTGTTCGGTGGTAATTCCATGCTTAGGCTTAACAGATCCACTGAGAATTGGCTGAATgtgtaaatatataaatataaaataatatatttttcttgttGACTATGAATTTTATACTATAATTTATGTTTGAGTTATCAAGAtagataaataatataaatagcACAAATTTTTAGCTAGAGTCGGATGAAAAAATGGGTGGGCAAATAGAAAGGAGTCGCCGATTTCAGGCTTGTAGAAGGAATCAATGAGGCGAATTGCCCCCTAACTATAGATCATATCCACCGGACGAGAAACTCAATTCCACACTGCTACTGAGTCGTCGGATCGTGGAATTTCCTTTTCTCACATAATTTAATTGAAGAAACGGTTTCATCAAACTTCTAATCTACACTCTCGTTTTTCATATTATGCTCTACCCTTTTGCATACCACTACATATCAAATTACATCCTATTTCTAGTTTAGCAAATTATGTAATCAACTAGCCATGACTCAATACTTTTCGAAGCTACATTCTGATCCAAACACCCATGCAAGTGCATATATATTCACCTTCAAATTGTTGGGAAGCAGTGACCGATAATAGCGGCAATGCAACAGACAAGGTGCTGAAATAGGAGCATGGTATACAGCTTGGTATCAAAATAATGTATCTCGCAATATAGTGATATCATTCTAAACAGCCGCAATTCCAGAAGGAGTCCAGTTTTTGCTCCTTAAAAAGCTGGGCCGGATTATGAGGGAGCGGGGTCCACGCAAGGCCCCATGACTTGTCGGGTAAACACTGGACGCGAGAGCACGGTAGtttatttaagaaaaaattatagTAACGTTCCTTCACTGCCTTAGCGTTAAAAAATTCCAAACCAATCCTTTAAGTCTCCAAATCCTTCCAGGGTGATCATCCAGCCCCCATCCAGAAAACACCATTAGCTTGCCATTTCAAATGATCAAAATACCCTCACCCTCTTTAGACATCTATGAATGTCCTTTGATTGTGCGGATGCATAGAGTTCAGAGCATTTTGTGACATGTGCAAAGggcgatccttttttttttttttttagcaaaaatgGTTACTCATTCATATAAGTCTAACCTGAGTACAACCATCTAAATCACGTGAAAGTAAAGACAACAAAGGAGAAGAAACATCTGATCCGAACGTCCACAAAAAATCCCCGGAGTGCCGAGCGACATagaaggcgacccagtctgcagccctgttcgcctccctaAACACATGAACAGCCTGAAAGCCGCCCATCGACTGAGCCATTCTGCATGTCTCCCGGATAAGGGGGTGACCATCACCATACCTGTCCACCTCCTGGATCCAGTCGATCACCACCGCTGAGTCCCCCACAAGATGCACCCGCTCCACACCAAGCATCTGCCTGGCATAGGATAACCCCTCCCAGACAGCTCGCAGCTCTGCCCCAACAATAGTGAGCCCAGGTGTCCGGCGCCCACCTTCAGCAAGCATCCTACCATAGTGGTCTTTGATCACAAAACTAATCCCTCCAGTCACGCGATCCGCTGACTTGCTGCCTCGAAATTTACTTTGAGatagccaaggggtgggggtacccaagaaacaagggcaaAACGGGGCGCTGAAATAGCGTGAGTACTCCAGGTGTCTCTGGCTATCCCAGAGGAAATTACAACGGAAATCGCAATAACCTCCCTCGCGTGACGCGCCGCTTTGTCTACCACCATCCACGGAGGCGACCGCCTCCCCTCAAAAATACCAGCATTCCTGTCCAGCCATATATGGTAGGACAGGTACGCCCTAAGGATCCCATCCTCAACAGATCTAGGACTCCTCATGGAATCTCTCAATAGCTGCACCAGGTCCTGTGCCGAGCCCACCGAGTCTGGTAGTGGGGCTGGTGACCTTCGCCATATCTCATAGGCCCTGGGGCACTGCAGAAGGACATGTTCGATGGTCTCCTCAGTATCACCACATGCCTCACAGTACTGAGGGACCCGCATACCGCGCCGGACTAATAAACTCCTGGTCGGAAGGCatccccaagccaccttccagatggAAAGTGCCACTCAGGGATGAATCCGAAGCCTCCATATCCAACCACCCGCAATCTGTCGGCCTGGCTCCCTACTGAACAGGGCGTGAAGATCTCTGACCCTCACTCGTGACTGTCCCGTCGCCCTCCACACTAATCTGTCAGACCCCCCTGGGGACTGGCAAAGACAAGACCAACTCCGCCAACTGCTCCCCAAATGCCTCCCGAATCAACCCCACCCTCCAGCAGCCCCTCTCAGAGTCCAGTAGATCGCTGACCCTGCGCCCTGATAATCTCGCCGAGTCCACCAAGGTCAGCAAGCGACAGATCGGCCACTCGGTCACCCAGCTGTCTTCCATCACATCAATAGAGCGACCGTCCCCAATGGCCCATCTGATCTTCGGGAGCACCACCATAGCCCTAACACACACCTCCCTCAAGACTGGGGAATGATGACGCCCAGCTCGCACCCCAAGTCCCAACcctccatacttggccctcatcaaaaAGGACCACATACTCTCGGGCTCCAACACAAATCTAGCAACATGCCTCGCCGCTAGTGCCTCCCGCCTCGCCACCAAAGACTGCACCCCCAGACCACCTACGCTGATCGGCTGGCACACAACCTCCCACGTCAGCAAATGGATACCACCTCTACCACTGCTCCTCCCCCAGATAAACTCCCTGAAAAGTTGCTCAAGGGATCTCAGAACTGACACCGGGATCACGGCATGGGACAGAAATTAGATGGGGACTAATGTAAGAACTGAGCGAACCAAGGTAATCCTACCCATCATGAAGAGTGAGTGTATCTGTCACCCCTCTAACCTGCGTCTGATGCTAAGCTCAAGAGAGGTGCAGTCCCAAGTCCTCAACCGTCGACCGCAGAGTGGGATCCCCAAGTATGTCATCGTACCCGCCTGCTCACCCACCCCCAGTATCTCCAATATGGAGTGCTTCACCGCCACTCTAGTCTTCGGGCTAAACATAACAGACGATTTGGACAAGTTGACCCGCTGACCCGACACAACACAATAATCCCGAAGGACCTGACTTATCATCCGGGCCTCCTGCCTAGACGACTTGGCTAAAAGCAAGCAATCATCAGTGAAGAGCAGGTGAGAGATCGCAGGGGCCCCCACCACCGGTCTGTAAACCTCCAACTCCTGACTGGCCACCACCGCCTGCCGAAGAGATCTAGACAGCGCATCCGCACATATAATGAACAGCAGTGGGGAAAGTGGGCATCCCTGGCGCAACCCACCAGATGACTCAAAAAAGCGGGACGGCGTACCGTTCACCAGAATAGCAAAAGAAGAAGCACTAATGCAGCCCATGACCCACCTGATCCATATCTCATGAAACCCATATTCCCGCAAAGACTGCTGCACAAAGTCCCACCTCATCCTGTCATAGGCCCTCTCCATGTCAag
Above is a window of Phoenix dactylifera cultivar Barhee BC4 unplaced genomic scaffold, palm_55x_up_171113_PBpolish2nd_filt_p 000781F, whole genome shotgun sequence DNA encoding:
- the LOC103696976 gene encoding protein SODIUM POTASSIUM ROOT DEFECTIVE 2-like, with translation MGRLGFHRFLDFFSLSNYPNSCLCMNPMEEEEDNLERKALMKSHVEQMLKLGETVDGSKTLAFHLEPKTVVLRVSMHCYGCARKVEKHISKMEGVTSFEVDLESKKVVVMGDITPFEVLESVSKVKFAELWVARESSKSASFDEGTNTQSSSSH